The following proteins are co-located in the Pelecanus crispus isolate bPelCri1 chromosome 5, bPelCri1.pri, whole genome shotgun sequence genome:
- the LOC104039111 gene encoding riboflavin-binding protein — MLRFAVALFAVITSSTCQKYGCLEGDTHKLKPSPEPNMHECTLYSKSSCCYADFTEQLAHSPVIKIKNSYWNRCGQLSKSCEDFTKKIECFYRCSPHAAHWIHPSYTAAIQSVPLCQSFCDDWYEACKDDSICVRNWLTDWEWDESGENHCKNKCIPYSEMYANGTDMCQNMWGESFKVSKSSCLCLQMNKKDMMAIKYLLSESSEESSSSSSSSEEHACQKKLLKFEKLKGEEGEQAR; from the exons ATGCTGAGGTTTGCTGTCGCCCTCTTTGCTGTCATAACATCATCTACCTGCCAGAAATATGGATGTCTGGAAGGGGACACCCACAAACTGAAGCCAAGCCCTGAGCCAAATATGCATGAATGCACTCTGTACTCTAAAT CTTCCTGTTGCTATGCAGACTTCACAGAGCAATTGGCCCATTCCccagtaattaaaataaaaaacagctACTGGAACAGATGTGGGCAGCTCAGCAAATC CTGTGAagatttcacaaagaaaattgAGTGCTTTTACCGGTGTTCTCCACATGCTGCTCACTGGATCCATCCCAGCTACACTGCTGCTATTCAGTCTGTTCCACTGTGTCAAAGCTTTTGTGATGACTG GTATGAAGCCTGCAAAGATGATTCCATATGTGTTCGTAACTGGCTGACAGACTGGGAATGGGATGAAAGTGGAGAAAACCACTGTAAGAATAAATGTATTCCGTACAGCGAG ATGTATGCAAATGGGACTGACATGTGCCAGAATATGTGGGGGGAGTCATTTAAGGTGAGCAAatcctcctgcctctgcttgCAAATGAACAAGAAGGACATGATGGCAATCAAGTATCTCCTCTCCGAAAGCTCAGaggagagctccagcagcagcagcagcagcgaagAGCACGCCTGCCAAAAGAAACTCCTGAAGTTTGAGAAActaaagggagaggaaggagaacagGCAAGATAA